One genomic segment of Salarias fasciatus chromosome 8, fSalaFa1.1, whole genome shotgun sequence includes these proteins:
- the decr2 gene encoding peroxisomal 2,4-dienoyl-CoA reductase [(3E)-enoyl-CoA-producing] isoform X2 — MAEPQRKEEVLPEDVGTDDCLTSYTHIYSPDLLKDQVAFITGGGSGIGLRIADVFMRHGCDTVIASRNFDKLKEAAEKLSAATGRRCLPLCIDVRQPESIAAAVDETLKELGRIDVLINNAAGNFLCPATALSFNAFKTVMEIDTMGTFNTSKVVYEKWFKDHGGNIVNISATLGYKGQALQVHAGSAKAANDAMTRHLAVEWGPSGVRVNAVAPGPISGTEGYRRLGGPRGEAAGLFQTIPLQRAGNKTEMAHCTLFLASPASSYVTGAILVADGGSWLTSANDFSKLLGIASSKSAKL, encoded by the exons aTGGCAGAGCCACAAAGGAAAGAAGAGGTGCTGCCTGAAGATGTTGGCACAGATGACTGCCTgacttcatacacacacatctacagtcCGGATTTACTGAA AGATCAGGTTGCTTTTATAACCGGTGGAGGATCAGGGATCGGGCTCCGTATAGCTGATGTTTTCATGAG GCACGGCTGCGACACAGTGATTGCCAGCAGGAACTTCGACAAACTCAAAgag GCGGCTGAGAAGCTGTCGGCTGCGACCGGGCGCCGCTGTCTTCCTTTGTGCATCGATGTGAGGCAACCTGAGAGCATCGCCGCCGCCGTGGACGAGACTCTGAAAGAGCTCGGCCGCATAGACGTCCTCATTAACA ATGCTGCTGGGAACTTCCTCTGCCCGGCCACGGCGCTCTCCTTCAACGCCTTCAAGACGGTGATGGAGATCGACACCATGGGCACATTCAACACCAGCAAGGTCGTTTATGAGAAGTGGTTCAAG GATCATGGAGGCAACATAGTCAACATCTCTGCAACTCTTGGATACAAGGGACAGGCCCTCCAGGTGCATGCTGGGTCTGCAAAGGCAGCAAACG ACGCCATGACCAGGCATTTGGCTGTGGAGTGGGGGCCCAGTGGGGTGAGAGTGAACGCCGTGGCCCCGGGTCCCATCTCTGGCACGGAGGGCTACCGCAGACTGG GCGGTCCTCGAGGGGAGGCTGCCGGTCTCTTTCAGACCATCCCCCTGCAGCGAGCCGGTAACAAGACAGAGATGGCCCACTGCACCCTCTTCCTGGCCAGCCCGGCGTCTTCTTACGTGACCGGCGCCATCCTGGTGGCCGACGGCGGGTCGTGGCTCACCTCGGCCAATGACTTCTCCAAGCTGCTGGGTATAGCCTCCTCTAAATCTGCTAAACTCTGA
- the rab11fip3 gene encoding rab11 family-interacting protein 3 isoform X1 produces MEPTVLSGPLGLTQTFPLGFQTLDPDNGTVLCQSGQTGLDFRNGDQQDHTSQQNLDKSVFVDKSEELDSLIDVSMFSCGDLKDIQELSCTDKINGLDEISDSALSWLFSPNFPDVIGKDSACNEASLTQDSSLESSAQLISLSVPSSPVKISKEIEINAGDTFLLDLFSNEQSSGELSPQGVSEELGEQSHEERVGLPVTESPETRDKGLFPDQVTDPPDSATLQSLPENCLPLHISSSLECSEGSVPLLDLQVPDTDSCLSLCPASPASVACTGTLSDTPGEESEVLQAEATAITNPTPENQGENNSLAPGLSDEPSPLTLPLADDGLTGDDPTSETNSEEDGAKNLMEDTESQESKDMALDLCLTVEEVHDEDPWDLKPQEESVPDPSAEQLGEETSQPEGPECHQVPSFEFSVQDVNRSSPEAGWTSEQAVETISLSKMVVDDSLPMVSAVRTREEDVSPLKAVFDALDQDGDGFVRIEEFMEFAAAYGADQVKDLTKFLDPSGLGVISFEDFHRGISAISNGGPEPQLYSVGYSPGDGAVSCPEEYDEQNEVTDSAYLGSESTYSECETFTDEDTGALVPPEMHEDVETDSGIEATLHDAEDGGNRFSLNSEHHGHSLVTVLGGEEEHFEDFGESNTSELLLESGVDVADGEADASVAKPPEELDGSSLLSPSATASLPDCFQSFLREEALDFFCSQCHKQISRLEDLSTRLNFLEMTSAGKRLSSKKVARHLLQNSSMTLDTMSDLTRDILELADNDITDKVLLLERRVAELEKESEASGEQHARLRQENLQLVHRANALEEQLKEQELHADEQIQQEARRHKEALSKLERERGLELENLQARLQQLDEENSELRSCVPCLRANIERLEEEKRKLQDETDSMSDRLQEETESRRKMADKLNHERHQSQKDKECTQELIEDLRKQLEHLQLYKLEAEAKRGRTPGAGLQEYQTRTREAELEQEIKRLKQDNRTLKEQNDELNGQIINLSIQGAKNLMSASFSDSLAAEINSVSRAELMEAVHKQEEINYRLQDYIDKIIVAIMESNPSILEVK; encoded by the exons ATGGAGCCCACCGTGTTGTCCGGCCCTCTGGGGCTCACACAGACATTTCCTCTTGGGTTTCAAACACTGGATCCGGACAATGGGACTGTGCTCTGCCAGAGTGGCCAGACAGGTTTGGATTTCAGAAACGGTGATCAGCAGGACCACACCTCCCAGCAAAACCTGgataaaagtgtttttgtggACAAATCAGAGGAGTTGGACAGTCTTATagatgtttccatgttttcttgTGGGGATCTGAAGGACATCCAGGAATTATCTTGCACAGACAAAATCAACGGACTTGATGAAATCAGTGACAGTGCTTTGTCGTGGCTGTTTTCTCCCAACTTCCCAGATGTGATTGGGAAAGACTCGGCCTGTAATGAGGCGTCTCTCACACAGGACTCCTCTCTAGAGAGCTCAGCGCAGCTGATAAGCCTCAGTGTGCCATCTTCCCCAGTAAAGATTTCCAAGGAAATTGAAATCAACGCAGGTGATACATTTTTGTTGGATCTGTTTTCAAACGAACAGTCTTCAGGTGAGTTGAGTCCACAGGGTGTCAGTGAGGAGCTGGGAGAACAGTCACATGAGGAGCGGGTGGGCCTCCCTGTGACTGAGTCACCTGAAACCCGAGACAAAGGTTTATTCCCCGATCAAGTGACCGATCCACCTGATAGCGCTACGCTTCAAAGTTTACCTGAGAACTGCCTCCCACTTCACATCAGCTCATCACTGGAGTGTTCTGAAGGATCCGTGCCTTTGTTGGACTTACAGGTTCCAGATACTGACAGCTGTCTGAGCCTTTGCCCTGCCAGTCCTGCCTCTGTTGCCTGCACAGGAACGCTGTCCGATACACCAGGAGAGGAGTCGGAGGTGCTGCAAGCAGAAGCTACTGCAATTACGAATCCGACTCCTGAGAATCAAGGTGAGAATAACTCACTGGCGCCGGGTCTGTCTGACGAGCCCTCGCCGCTGACACTGCCTCTGGCTGACGATGGCCTCACTGGAGACGATCCCACCAGTGAGACGAACTCAGAGGAGGATGGGGCAAAGAATTTGATGGAAGACACCGAAAGTCAGGAAAGTAAAGACATGGCTTTGGATTTGTGCTTGACTGTTGAAGAGGTCCACGATGAGGACCCCTGGGACCTGAAACCACAGGAGGAAAGCGTTCCTGATCCCTCAGCTGAGCAGCTTGGGGAGGAGACGAGCCAGCCTGAAGGTCCCGAATGCCACCAGGTTCCTTCTTTTGAATTTTCAGTTCAGGATGTAAACAGGTCTTCTCCTGAGGCGGGATGGACTAGTGAGCAGGCTGTGGAGACCATTTCCCTCTCTAAGATGGTGGTAGATGACTCACTGCCGATGGTCTCGGCTGTGAGGACGAGGGAGGAAGATGTCTCCCCGCTGAAAGCCGTCTTCGACGCTTTGGACCAGGACGGGGATGGATTTGTTCGCATTGAGGAGTTTATGGAGTTTGCTGCCGCTTATGGGGCCGATCAG GTGAAGGATCTGACCAAGTTTTTAGACCCCAGTGGCCTCGGCGTCATcagctttgaagacttccatCGTGGAATCTCTGCAATCAGTAATGGAG GCCCGGAGCCGCAGCTCTACAGCGTGGGCTACAGTCCGGGCGACGGAGCTGTGAGCTGCCCAGAGGAGTACGATGAG CAAAATGAGGTGACGGACAGCGCCTACCTGGGCTCGGAGAGCACCTACAGTGAGTGCGAGACTTTCACCGATGAGGACACGGGCGCCCTCGTGCCCCCTGAGATGCACGAGGATGTGGAGACGGACAGCGGCATCGAGGCAACGCTCCACGACGCCGAGGACGGAGGAAACAG GTTTTCCCTGAACTCTGAGCACCACGGCCACTCGCTGGTGACGGTCCTgggcggagaggaggagcacTTCGAGGACTTCGGGGAGAGCAACACgtcggagctgctgctggagagcgGCGTGGATGTGGCCGACGGCGAGGCGGACGCTTCGGTCGCCAAGCCCCCCGAGGAGCTGGATGGCTCGTCCCTGCTCTCCCCCAG cGCGACCGCTTCTCTCCCTGACTGCTTTCAGAGCTTCCTCAGGGAGGAGGCGCTGGACTTTTTCTGTAGCCAGTGTCACAAACAGATAAGTCGCCTGGAGGACCTCTCCACCCGCCTCAATTTCCTAGAGATGACTAG CGCCGGCAAGAGGCTGTCCAGCAAGAAAGTAGCGAG ACACCTCCTCCAGAACAGCTCCATGACTCTGGACACCATGAGCGACTTGACGCGGGACATCCTGGAGCTCGCCGACAACGACATCACAGACAAG GTGCTCCTCCTGGAGCGCCGAGTGGccgagctggagaaggagtCGGAGGCGTCCGGCGAGCAGCACGCGCGGCTGCGgcaggagaacctgcagctgGTGCACCGGGCCAACgccctggaggagcagctgaaggagcaggagctgcacgcCGACGAGCAGATCCAGCAGGAGGCCCGCCGCCACAAGGAGGCGCTGAGCAAGCTGGAGCGGGAGCGcggcctggagctggagaaccTGCAGGCCCG gctgcagcagctggatgagGAGAACAGCGAGCTGCGGTCCTGCGTTCCCTGCCTCCGAGCCAACATCGAAAGACTAGAGGAG GAGAAGCGGAAACTCCAGGACGAGACGGATTCCATGTCCGACCGGCTCCAGGAAGAGACGGAGTCCCGCAGGAAGATGGCCGACAAGCTGAACCACGAGCGCCACCAGAGCCAGAAAGACAAGGAGTGCACTCAGGAG CTCATCGAAGACCTGCGGAAACAGCTGGAGCACCTGCAGCTGTACAAGCTGGAGGCCGAGGCCAAGCGAGGCCGGACGCCGGGCGCCGGGCTGCAGGAGTATCAGACCCGCACCCGAGAGGccgagctggagcaggagatcaAACGGCTCAAACAG GATAACCGGACTCTGAAGGAGCAGAATGACGAGCTGAACGGGCAGATCATCAACCTGAGCATCCAGGGAGCCAAGAACCTGATGTCGGCCTCCTTCTCCGACTCCCTGGCGGCTGAAATCAACTCCGTGTCTCGTGCCGAG CTGATGGAGGCCGTTCACAAGCAGGAGGAGATCAACTACCGACTCCAGGACTACATCGACAAGATCATCGTGGCCATCATGGAGTCCAACCCCTCCATCCTGGAGGTCAAGTAG
- the rab11fip3 gene encoding rab11 family-interacting protein 3 isoform X2: MEPTVLSGPLGLTQTFPLGFQTLDPDNGTVLCQSGQTGLDFRNGDQQDHTSQQNLDKSVFVDKSEELDSLIDVSMFSCGDLKDIQELSCTDKINGLDEISDSALSWLFSPNFPDVIGKDSACNEASLTQDSSLESSAQLISLSVPSSPVKISKEIEINAGDTFLLDLFSNEQSSGELSPQGVSEELGEQSHEERVGLPVTESPETRDKGLFPDQVTDPPDSATLQSLPENCLPLHISSSLECSEGSVPLLDLQVPDTDSCLSLCPASPASVACTGTLSDTPGEESEVLQAEATAITNPTPENQGENNSLAPGLSDEPSPLTLPLADDGLTGDDPTSETNSEEDGAKNLMEDTESQESKDMALDLCLTVEEVHDEDPWDLKPQEESVPDPSAEQLGEETSQPEGPECHQVPSFEFSVQDVNRSSPEAGWTSEQAVETISLSKMVVDDSLPMVSAVRTREEDVSPLKAVFDALDQDGDGFVRIEEFMEFAAAYGADQVKDLTKFLDPSGLGVISFEDFHRGISAISNGGPEPQLYSVGYSPGDGAVSCPEEYDEQNEVTDSAYLGSESTYSECETFTDEDTGALVPPEMHEDVETDSGIEATLHDAEDGGNRFSLNSEHHGHSLVTVLGGEEEHFEDFGESNTSELLLESGVDVADGEADASVAKPPEELDGSSLLSPSAGKRLSSKKVARHLLQNSSMTLDTMSDLTRDILELADNDITDKVLLLERRVAELEKESEASGEQHARLRQENLQLVHRANALEEQLKEQELHADEQIQQEARRHKEALSKLERERGLELENLQARLQQLDEENSELRSCVPCLRANIERLEEEKRKLQDETDSMSDRLQEETESRRKMADKLNHERHQSQKDKECTQELIEDLRKQLEHLQLYKLEAEAKRGRTPGAGLQEYQTRTREAELEQEIKRLKQDNRTLKEQNDELNGQIINLSIQGAKNLMSASFSDSLAAEINSVSRAELMEAVHKQEEINYRLQDYIDKIIVAIMESNPSILEVK; this comes from the exons ATGGAGCCCACCGTGTTGTCCGGCCCTCTGGGGCTCACACAGACATTTCCTCTTGGGTTTCAAACACTGGATCCGGACAATGGGACTGTGCTCTGCCAGAGTGGCCAGACAGGTTTGGATTTCAGAAACGGTGATCAGCAGGACCACACCTCCCAGCAAAACCTGgataaaagtgtttttgtggACAAATCAGAGGAGTTGGACAGTCTTATagatgtttccatgttttcttgTGGGGATCTGAAGGACATCCAGGAATTATCTTGCACAGACAAAATCAACGGACTTGATGAAATCAGTGACAGTGCTTTGTCGTGGCTGTTTTCTCCCAACTTCCCAGATGTGATTGGGAAAGACTCGGCCTGTAATGAGGCGTCTCTCACACAGGACTCCTCTCTAGAGAGCTCAGCGCAGCTGATAAGCCTCAGTGTGCCATCTTCCCCAGTAAAGATTTCCAAGGAAATTGAAATCAACGCAGGTGATACATTTTTGTTGGATCTGTTTTCAAACGAACAGTCTTCAGGTGAGTTGAGTCCACAGGGTGTCAGTGAGGAGCTGGGAGAACAGTCACATGAGGAGCGGGTGGGCCTCCCTGTGACTGAGTCACCTGAAACCCGAGACAAAGGTTTATTCCCCGATCAAGTGACCGATCCACCTGATAGCGCTACGCTTCAAAGTTTACCTGAGAACTGCCTCCCACTTCACATCAGCTCATCACTGGAGTGTTCTGAAGGATCCGTGCCTTTGTTGGACTTACAGGTTCCAGATACTGACAGCTGTCTGAGCCTTTGCCCTGCCAGTCCTGCCTCTGTTGCCTGCACAGGAACGCTGTCCGATACACCAGGAGAGGAGTCGGAGGTGCTGCAAGCAGAAGCTACTGCAATTACGAATCCGACTCCTGAGAATCAAGGTGAGAATAACTCACTGGCGCCGGGTCTGTCTGACGAGCCCTCGCCGCTGACACTGCCTCTGGCTGACGATGGCCTCACTGGAGACGATCCCACCAGTGAGACGAACTCAGAGGAGGATGGGGCAAAGAATTTGATGGAAGACACCGAAAGTCAGGAAAGTAAAGACATGGCTTTGGATTTGTGCTTGACTGTTGAAGAGGTCCACGATGAGGACCCCTGGGACCTGAAACCACAGGAGGAAAGCGTTCCTGATCCCTCAGCTGAGCAGCTTGGGGAGGAGACGAGCCAGCCTGAAGGTCCCGAATGCCACCAGGTTCCTTCTTTTGAATTTTCAGTTCAGGATGTAAACAGGTCTTCTCCTGAGGCGGGATGGACTAGTGAGCAGGCTGTGGAGACCATTTCCCTCTCTAAGATGGTGGTAGATGACTCACTGCCGATGGTCTCGGCTGTGAGGACGAGGGAGGAAGATGTCTCCCCGCTGAAAGCCGTCTTCGACGCTTTGGACCAGGACGGGGATGGATTTGTTCGCATTGAGGAGTTTATGGAGTTTGCTGCCGCTTATGGGGCCGATCAG GTGAAGGATCTGACCAAGTTTTTAGACCCCAGTGGCCTCGGCGTCATcagctttgaagacttccatCGTGGAATCTCTGCAATCAGTAATGGAG GCCCGGAGCCGCAGCTCTACAGCGTGGGCTACAGTCCGGGCGACGGAGCTGTGAGCTGCCCAGAGGAGTACGATGAG CAAAATGAGGTGACGGACAGCGCCTACCTGGGCTCGGAGAGCACCTACAGTGAGTGCGAGACTTTCACCGATGAGGACACGGGCGCCCTCGTGCCCCCTGAGATGCACGAGGATGTGGAGACGGACAGCGGCATCGAGGCAACGCTCCACGACGCCGAGGACGGAGGAAACAG GTTTTCCCTGAACTCTGAGCACCACGGCCACTCGCTGGTGACGGTCCTgggcggagaggaggagcacTTCGAGGACTTCGGGGAGAGCAACACgtcggagctgctgctggagagcgGCGTGGATGTGGCCGACGGCGAGGCGGACGCTTCGGTCGCCAAGCCCCCCGAGGAGCTGGATGGCTCGTCCCTGCTCTCCCCCAG CGCCGGCAAGAGGCTGTCCAGCAAGAAAGTAGCGAG ACACCTCCTCCAGAACAGCTCCATGACTCTGGACACCATGAGCGACTTGACGCGGGACATCCTGGAGCTCGCCGACAACGACATCACAGACAAG GTGCTCCTCCTGGAGCGCCGAGTGGccgagctggagaaggagtCGGAGGCGTCCGGCGAGCAGCACGCGCGGCTGCGgcaggagaacctgcagctgGTGCACCGGGCCAACgccctggaggagcagctgaaggagcaggagctgcacgcCGACGAGCAGATCCAGCAGGAGGCCCGCCGCCACAAGGAGGCGCTGAGCAAGCTGGAGCGGGAGCGcggcctggagctggagaaccTGCAGGCCCG gctgcagcagctggatgagGAGAACAGCGAGCTGCGGTCCTGCGTTCCCTGCCTCCGAGCCAACATCGAAAGACTAGAGGAG GAGAAGCGGAAACTCCAGGACGAGACGGATTCCATGTCCGACCGGCTCCAGGAAGAGACGGAGTCCCGCAGGAAGATGGCCGACAAGCTGAACCACGAGCGCCACCAGAGCCAGAAAGACAAGGAGTGCACTCAGGAG CTCATCGAAGACCTGCGGAAACAGCTGGAGCACCTGCAGCTGTACAAGCTGGAGGCCGAGGCCAAGCGAGGCCGGACGCCGGGCGCCGGGCTGCAGGAGTATCAGACCCGCACCCGAGAGGccgagctggagcaggagatcaAACGGCTCAAACAG GATAACCGGACTCTGAAGGAGCAGAATGACGAGCTGAACGGGCAGATCATCAACCTGAGCATCCAGGGAGCCAAGAACCTGATGTCGGCCTCCTTCTCCGACTCCCTGGCGGCTGAAATCAACTCCGTGTCTCGTGCCGAG CTGATGGAGGCCGTTCACAAGCAGGAGGAGATCAACTACCGACTCCAGGACTACATCGACAAGATCATCGTGGCCATCATGGAGTCCAACCCCTCCATCCTGGAGGTCAAGTAG
- the decr2 gene encoding peroxisomal 2,4-dienoyl-CoA reductase [(3E)-enoyl-CoA-producing] isoform X1 — MAEPQRKEEVLPEDVGTDDCLTSYTHIYSPDLLKDQVAFITGGGSGIGLRIADVFMRHGCDTVIASRNFDKLKEAAEKLSAATGRRCLPLCIDVRQPESIAAAVDETLKELGRIDVLINNAAGNFLCPATALSFNAFKTVMEIDTMGTFNTSKVVYEKWFKDHGGNIVNISATLGYKGQALQVHAGSAKAANDAMTRHLAVEWGPSGVRVNAVAPGPISGTEGYRRLGGPRGEAAGLFQTIPLQRAGNKTEMAHCTLFLASPASSYVTGAILVADGGSWLTSANDFSKLLGLWSSEKKREK, encoded by the exons aTGGCAGAGCCACAAAGGAAAGAAGAGGTGCTGCCTGAAGATGTTGGCACAGATGACTGCCTgacttcatacacacacatctacagtcCGGATTTACTGAA AGATCAGGTTGCTTTTATAACCGGTGGAGGATCAGGGATCGGGCTCCGTATAGCTGATGTTTTCATGAG GCACGGCTGCGACACAGTGATTGCCAGCAGGAACTTCGACAAACTCAAAgag GCGGCTGAGAAGCTGTCGGCTGCGACCGGGCGCCGCTGTCTTCCTTTGTGCATCGATGTGAGGCAACCTGAGAGCATCGCCGCCGCCGTGGACGAGACTCTGAAAGAGCTCGGCCGCATAGACGTCCTCATTAACA ATGCTGCTGGGAACTTCCTCTGCCCGGCCACGGCGCTCTCCTTCAACGCCTTCAAGACGGTGATGGAGATCGACACCATGGGCACATTCAACACCAGCAAGGTCGTTTATGAGAAGTGGTTCAAG GATCATGGAGGCAACATAGTCAACATCTCTGCAACTCTTGGATACAAGGGACAGGCCCTCCAGGTGCATGCTGGGTCTGCAAAGGCAGCAAACG ACGCCATGACCAGGCATTTGGCTGTGGAGTGGGGGCCCAGTGGGGTGAGAGTGAACGCCGTGGCCCCGGGTCCCATCTCTGGCACGGAGGGCTACCGCAGACTGG GCGGTCCTCGAGGGGAGGCTGCCGGTCTCTTTCAGACCATCCCCCTGCAGCGAGCCGGTAACAAGACAGAGATGGCCCACTGCACCCTCTTCCTGGCCAGCCCGGCGTCTTCTTACGTGACCGGCGCCATCCTGGTGGCCGACGGCGGGTCGTGGCTCACCTCGGCCAATGACTTCTCCAAGCTGCTGG GTTTGTGGtcatctgaaaagaaaagagagaaataa